A segment of the Deltaproteobacteria bacterium CG2_30_66_27 genome:
TCTCGATCGGGTCGGGCATGAGATGGTGCGGGTTGGGGTGGATCTCGACCTTCACGAAGGGGCTGCCGCCGAGTTCCCGCCCCAGGCGTGCCGCGCGGATCGCTTCCGACGCGTTCCGCGCTCCGGAAGTGTTCGGCATCATGGTGATCCCCTTCAGTTGCTGAAGCGGACCGAGCAGGTCGTCTTCCCGGGGAATACGGCCGACGCGGCGGAGCGCCACCGTAACGATCTGCGCACCCGAGGCCAGGATGGCGCCCACCATCGTTTCCGCATCCTGGAACTTGCCGGTCCCCATCAGGAGCCGCGAGGAGAACCGGTGCCTCCCGACGATCACCCGCCGCCGACGAGCCGGAACAGCTCCACGCAATCGCCCTCCCGCAGCCCGCATGTGCTCCGGGAGGAAGCGGGGATCACTTCATCGTTCAGGACGACGACCACCGCCCGTCCGCCGATGCCCATCTCCTCCAGCAGCGCCGTCACGGATTCGGCCTGTTTCGCCTCGTACGTCTCCCCGTTGACGG
Coding sequences within it:
- a CDS encoding thiamine biosynthesis protein ThiS, with translation MELTVNGETYEAKQAESVTALLEEMGIGGRAVVVVLNDEVIPASSRSTCGLREGDCVELFRLVGGG